A region of Nocardioides sp. JS614 DNA encodes the following proteins:
- a CDS encoding DinB family protein, producing MTDDLADPKAALKHYLQRNREALVWKLEGLSERDRRLPRTPTGLTLAGIVKHCANVEIGYFGTTFGRPWPTPEDACYVPLEAYDADPQADWYLSVDVSSADLVAFYRRVWEFADRSIDELALDAVGAPPWWGDPAEHQVTLHHMLVRVIDDTARHAGQADVVREAIDGAAGLNPSSPNLPGDDFDWAGYRAKLTDIADSLPREG from the coding sequence GTGACCGACGACCTCGCGGACCCGAAGGCGGCCCTGAAGCACTACCTCCAACGCAACCGCGAGGCGTTGGTGTGGAAGCTGGAGGGCCTGTCCGAGCGGGACCGCCGGCTGCCGCGGACGCCGACCGGGCTCACCCTGGCGGGCATCGTGAAGCACTGCGCGAACGTCGAGATCGGCTACTTCGGGACCACCTTCGGCCGGCCCTGGCCGACGCCCGAGGACGCCTGCTACGTCCCGCTGGAGGCGTACGACGCGGACCCGCAGGCGGACTGGTACCTGTCGGTCGACGTCTCGAGCGCCGACCTGGTGGCGTTCTACCGGCGGGTGTGGGAGTTCGCCGACCGGAGCATCGACGAGCTGGCCCTGGACGCCGTCGGTGCGCCGCCCTGGTGGGGCGACCCGGCCGAGCACCAGGTGACCCTGCACCACATGCTCGTCCGGGTGATCGACGACACCGCGCGCCACGCCGGTCAGGCCGACGTCGTGCGCGAGGCGATCGACGGCGCGGCCGGCCTGAACCCGTCCTCCCCGAACCTCCCCGGTGACGACTTCGACTGGGCCGGCTACCGGGCCAAGCTCACCGACATCGCCGACTCGCTGCCCCGGGAGGGCTGA
- a CDS encoding CocE/NonD family hydrolase produces MHAPARPSRFAAVLAAAFSLVVAGLVATGSGAQAAEDTFTVAGSARQVYAVGLPAGSQATLVDGAGDEVRTQAVNELGGVLFRHVRPGSGYVVRAASGTASDPLTVHGNSAKQWNESIYDQTIPSDGYGYLTTRDGTKLAYSVHPPTDLGGVAGGGTLPDLPTDAPFPTLIEYSGYGYANPAGPDSGIAAVANAMGFAVVDIQMRGTGCSGGAFDFFEPLQSIDGYDIVETVARQPWVQGGKVGMVGISYGGISQLFTAQTRPPHLAAISPLSVIDATATTLYPGGILNTGFAVAWAKERQQQAQPAGTGAEGTQAYAEQRITDGDQTCQDNQVLHPEAADLMTKIKQNSHYRPRVADPLDPVSFVHKITVPTFMACQFQDEQTGGHCPALVRNFTGTDKLWFTFTNGAHIDSLDPETLNRLYDFLMLYVADAAPIQNSALIQLAAPAVYQQAMGISSDPITLPPDPVQQQPTYDAALAEFEKAPPVRVLFDNGAGASPTGTQSPGDPYPAYEKSFESLPVPGTKATSWYLGGGSALSAKAPTRPSVDRYTSDPRALAGNDFTGSTSGGGLWGNAAQWSWDWQQRAHGTAVSYVSPELTEDLTTVGAGAVHLWVRSSARDVDFQATVSEVRDGKETFVQSGWLRGSERKLATTADNIMKQQPSLLQPIPTFRAADVRPLPAHRWTKVVIPLYYQGHAYRKGSQIRVTISAPGGEQPIWSFAEARPQGRAATVQVASSRRHPSRLILPVVPGVTIDSEAPPCPSLRNQPCRDYVPFENQPGRG; encoded by the coding sequence GTGCACGCACCCGCTCGCCCGTCCCGCTTCGCCGCCGTCCTGGCGGCGGCGTTCTCGCTCGTCGTCGCCGGCCTGGTCGCCACCGGCTCCGGCGCACAGGCCGCGGAGGACACCTTCACCGTCGCCGGCAGCGCGCGCCAGGTGTACGCCGTCGGGCTGCCGGCCGGGTCGCAGGCAACCCTGGTCGACGGCGCCGGTGACGAGGTCCGGACCCAGGCCGTCAACGAGCTGGGCGGCGTGCTGTTCCGCCACGTCAGGCCGGGCTCCGGCTACGTGGTGCGGGCGGCGTCCGGGACGGCCTCCGACCCGCTCACCGTGCACGGCAACAGCGCGAAGCAGTGGAACGAGAGCATCTACGACCAGACGATCCCCAGCGACGGCTACGGCTACCTGACCACCCGCGACGGCACGAAGCTCGCCTACTCCGTGCACCCGCCGACCGACCTCGGCGGCGTCGCGGGCGGCGGCACGCTGCCGGACCTCCCGACCGACGCGCCGTTCCCCACCCTGATCGAGTACTCCGGCTACGGGTACGCCAACCCGGCCGGCCCCGACAGCGGCATCGCCGCGGTCGCCAACGCGATGGGCTTCGCGGTCGTCGACATCCAGATGCGCGGCACCGGCTGCTCGGGCGGCGCCTTCGACTTCTTCGAGCCGCTCCAGTCCATCGACGGCTACGACATCGTCGAGACCGTCGCGCGCCAGCCGTGGGTCCAGGGCGGCAAGGTCGGGATGGTGGGCATCTCGTACGGCGGCATCAGCCAGCTGTTCACCGCGCAGACCCGGCCGCCGCACCTCGCCGCGATCTCACCACTGTCGGTCATCGACGCGACCGCGACCACGCTCTACCCCGGCGGCATCCTCAACACCGGCTTCGCGGTCGCCTGGGCCAAGGAGCGCCAGCAGCAGGCCCAGCCGGCCGGCACCGGCGCCGAGGGCACCCAGGCGTACGCCGAGCAGCGGATCACCGACGGCGACCAGACCTGCCAGGACAACCAGGTGCTGCACCCCGAGGCCGCCGACCTGATGACCAAGATCAAGCAGAACAGCCACTACCGCCCACGGGTGGCCGACCCGCTCGACCCGGTCTCGTTCGTGCACAAGATCACCGTGCCCACCTTCATGGCCTGCCAGTTCCAGGACGAGCAGACCGGCGGCCACTGCCCGGCACTGGTGCGGAACTTCACCGGGACCGACAAGTTGTGGTTCACGTTCACCAACGGCGCCCACATCGACTCCCTCGACCCGGAGACGCTCAACCGCCTCTACGACTTCTTGATGCTCTACGTCGCCGACGCGGCGCCGATCCAGAACTCCGCCCTGATCCAGCTCGCCGCGCCGGCCGTCTACCAGCAGGCGATGGGCATCTCGAGCGACCCGATCACGCTGCCACCGGACCCGGTCCAGCAGCAGCCGACGTACGACGCGGCGCTCGCGGAGTTCGAGAAGGCTCCGCCCGTGCGGGTGCTGTTCGACAACGGTGCGGGCGCCTCCCCGACCGGCACCCAGAGCCCCGGTGACCCCTACCCCGCCTACGAGAAGTCCTTCGAGTCCCTGCCCGTGCCCGGCACCAAGGCGACGTCGTGGTACCTCGGCGGCGGCAGCGCGCTGAGCGCGAAGGCGCCGACCCGGCCGAGCGTGGACCGCTACACCTCCGACCCGCGGGCCCTGGCCGGCAACGACTTCACCGGCAGCACCAGCGGCGGGGGCCTCTGGGGCAACGCCGCCCAGTGGAGCTGGGACTGGCAGCAGCGGGCCCACGGCACCGCGGTCTCCTACGTCTCACCCGAGCTGACCGAGGACCTGACGACCGTCGGCGCCGGCGCGGTCCACCTGTGGGTGCGCTCGTCGGCCCGCGACGTCGACTTCCAGGCGACGGTCAGCGAGGTCCGGGACGGGAAGGAGACGTTCGTGCAGAGCGGCTGGCTGCGCGGCAGCGAGCGCAAGCTCGCCACCACGGCCGACAACATCATGAAGCAGCAGCCCAGCCTGCTCCAGCCGATCCCCACGTTCCGCGCCGCGGACGTCCGGCCGCTGCCCGCCCACCGCTGGACGAAGGTCGTGATCCCCCTCTACTACCAGGGCCACGCCTACCGGAAGGGCTCGCAGATCCGGGTCACGATCTCGGCGCCGGGTGGCGAGCAGCCGATCTGGTCCTTCGCCGAGGCCCGTCCGCAGGGCAGGGCGGCAACCGTCCAGGTCGCGTCGTCGCGGCGGCACCCGTCCCGGCTGATCCTCCCGGTCGTCCCCGGCGTCACGATCGACTCCGAGGCGCCCCCGTGCCCGAGCCTGCGCAACCAGCCGTGCCGGGACTACGTGCCGTTCGAGAACCAGCCCGGCCGGGGCTAG
- a CDS encoding ABC transporter ATP-binding protein: MTALLEVRDLVVGYGPHPVLHGIDFEVHEGEVCVLLGLNGAGKTTTVSTIAGLLRSQSGEVRFDGRSLGRRAPSTRVRQGISLCPEGRRVFPKLSVRQNLRLGAWSRRRSPRTVREQLDLVLDYFPRLAERADQGAGTLSGGEQQMLAVGRAVMSRPRLLLIDEASLGLSPTLARTVWEVTSRIRADGTTVLMVEQNAGALPFADRALVMEKGTLVHTAVGDEIRNVDLREAYLGA; the protein is encoded by the coding sequence ATGACCGCGCTCCTGGAGGTCCGCGACCTCGTCGTCGGCTACGGCCCGCACCCCGTGTTGCACGGCATCGACTTCGAGGTCCACGAGGGCGAGGTCTGCGTGCTACTCGGGCTCAACGGCGCCGGCAAGACGACGACCGTGTCCACGATCGCCGGTCTCCTGCGCTCGCAGTCGGGAGAGGTCCGCTTCGACGGACGGTCCCTGGGCCGCCGCGCGCCGTCGACCCGGGTGCGCCAGGGGATCTCCCTCTGCCCGGAGGGGCGCCGGGTGTTCCCCAAGCTGAGCGTGCGGCAGAACCTGCGCCTGGGCGCCTGGAGCCGACGCCGGTCGCCGCGCACCGTGCGGGAGCAGCTCGACCTGGTGCTCGACTACTTCCCGCGGCTGGCCGAGCGCGCGGACCAGGGAGCCGGGACCCTGTCCGGCGGCGAGCAGCAGATGCTGGCGGTGGGACGGGCCGTGATGTCGCGCCCGCGGCTGCTGCTGATCGACGAGGCGTCGCTCGGGCTCAGCCCCACCCTGGCCCGCACGGTCTGGGAGGTCACCTCCCGGATCAGGGCCGACGGCACCACGGTGCTGATGGTCGAGCAGAACGCCGGAGCCCTGCCGTTCGCCGACCGCGCCCTGGTCATGGAGAAGGGCACCCTCGTCCACACCGCCGTGGGTGACGAGATCCGCAACGTCGACCTCCGTGAGGCCTACCTCGGAGCTTAG
- a CDS encoding ABC transporter ATP-binding protein, producing the protein MSVLEIDRLSISFGGIQALRDVSIRAGEWEIVGIIGPNGAGKTTLFNCITGFYTATSGGIRYRGADITRLPVHRRTALGIARTFQNVGLVKNATVRTNLATAQHLAIDYDPWAGIVGSPGSFAEERRVAERGELILDLLDLRDVIDERVADLPYGLLKRVEIAAVLATDPDLLLLDEPGSGMGPEEARSLGDTLLHLRREFGLTMVLIDHHVPLVTRVSDHVYCLNFGEVLAEGRPDDVRRHPEVVRAYLGEEPDHAAAAAAPTLVDLEPVR; encoded by the coding sequence ATGTCCGTGCTTGAGATCGACCGGCTGAGCATCTCGTTCGGGGGGATCCAGGCGCTGCGGGACGTCAGCATCCGCGCCGGGGAGTGGGAGATCGTGGGGATCATCGGCCCCAACGGCGCCGGCAAGACGACGCTGTTCAACTGCATCACGGGCTTCTACACCGCCACGTCCGGCGGCATCCGCTACCGCGGCGCCGACATCACCCGCCTGCCGGTGCACCGGCGCACGGCCCTCGGCATCGCCCGGACGTTCCAGAACGTCGGCCTGGTCAAGAACGCCACGGTCCGCACCAACCTCGCCACCGCCCAGCACCTCGCGATCGACTACGACCCCTGGGCCGGGATCGTCGGCAGCCCCGGGTCGTTCGCCGAGGAGCGTCGGGTGGCCGAGCGCGGGGAGCTGATCCTCGACCTGCTCGATCTCCGCGACGTGATCGACGAGCGGGTCGCGGACCTGCCCTACGGGCTGCTCAAGCGGGTCGAGATCGCCGCGGTGCTGGCCACCGACCCCGACCTCCTGCTGCTCGACGAGCCGGGCTCCGGGATGGGCCCGGAGGAGGCGCGCTCGCTGGGCGACACCCTGCTCCACCTGCGCCGGGAGTTCGGGTTGACCATGGTCCTCATCGACCACCATGTGCCGTTGGTGACGCGGGTGTCCGATCACGTCTACTGCCTCAACTTCGGCGAGGTGCTCGCCGAAGGCAGGCCCGACGACGTACGCCGGCACCCCGAGGTCGTCCGCGCCTACCTGGGCGAGGAGCCGGACCACGCAGCTGCCGCGGCCGCGCCCACCCTGGTCGACCTGGAGCCGGTGCGATGA